One Rhodococcus jostii RHA1 DNA window includes the following coding sequences:
- a CDS encoding SDR family NAD(P)-dependent oxidoreductase: MARFVRCDVRDGAAVEAMIDVAEGAFGRLGVFVNNAGMTRDATMRTMTEPDFDDIVAVHLKGACNGTRSAANRMREYGSGAIVNISSWSGKVGFVGQMNDSAAKARHSRADEGRGEGSDVHSRCFSFVGCSEGECGSAKNTARPVAMVNAGHFRAC; this comes from the coding sequence GTGGCGCGGTTCGTGCGCTGCGACGTGCGCGACGGTGCAGCGGTCGAGGCGATGATCGACGTCGCCGAGGGCGCGTTCGGTCGGCTCGGTGTGTTCGTTAACAATGCGGGTATGACGCGCGATGCGACGATGCGCACCATGACCGAGCCGGATTTCGACGACATCGTCGCCGTGCATCTGAAGGGCGCGTGCAACGGTACGCGGTCTGCGGCAAACCGGATGCGCGAGTACGGATCCGGAGCGATCGTCAACATCTCCTCGTGGTCGGGGAAGGTCGGTTTCGTCGGTCAGATGAACGACTCGGCCGCCAAGGCCCGGCATAGTCGGGCCGACGAAGGCCGCGGCGAAGGAAGTGACGTTCACTCACGGTGTTTCTCGTTCGTGGGCTGCTCCGAGGGTGAGTGCGGGTCCGCAAAGAACACCGCTAGGCCCGTGGCCATGGTCAATGCCGGCCACTTCCGTGCCTGCTAG
- a CDS encoding aromatic ring-hydroxylating oxygenase subunit alpha, which produces MLRSERFSPGEDFGQFVNLRDGWIDRNIFSDPDIYQEELHRIFARSWNFVAHESQLPNAGDFLTTYMGEDAVIVSRHRDNSIRVFANSCPHRGNKVCFADAGNTRRFVCNYHGWSFDNAGELSGMWAEQAYDEGDIDKSQTKMMPVAQVASYKGLVFATFDPDAPSLENWLGDFRWYLDMILDNEEGGTEFVGGCIKSEFSANWKFGVENFIGDAYHAGWTHDSGTRATTGGAPFPEIDMETSYHASINGHGWEFGTEGVGDIGLLGSPEVMDYYNKIRPKMAERLGEMRSKIFGSVASCSLFPNISFLPGISTFRVWLPKGPEAFELRTWVLVNKAMPDELKQEITKRVMLTFGPGGLFEMDDGENWSNCTTVNRGVATRRQLLHYGSGINRRIDNHPILPGTVYRGQYNDSNQRLFYQRWVDLMETKSLKDLPQRPEPRMASRETRELTGVSAI; this is translated from the coding sequence ATGTTGAGGTCTGAGCGTTTCAGTCCTGGGGAAGATTTTGGTCAGTTTGTCAATCTGCGGGATGGGTGGATTGATCGGAATATCTTCAGCGATCCGGATATTTATCAGGAAGAGCTTCACCGGATCTTTGCTCGGTCGTGGAACTTTGTTGCGCATGAGAGCCAGTTGCCGAACGCCGGAGACTTCCTGACGACGTATATGGGTGAAGACGCGGTTATCGTTTCGCGTCACAGGGATAATTCCATTCGGGTGTTCGCGAATTCTTGTCCGCATCGCGGTAACAAGGTTTGTTTCGCGGATGCGGGTAATACCCGTCGATTCGTGTGCAACTATCACGGGTGGTCGTTCGACAATGCGGGTGAGCTCTCGGGAATGTGGGCAGAGCAGGCCTATGACGAGGGTGACATCGACAAGTCGCAGACGAAGATGATGCCGGTTGCGCAGGTGGCCAGCTACAAGGGCTTGGTGTTCGCGACGTTTGACCCGGACGCGCCGAGCCTGGAGAACTGGTTGGGTGACTTCCGCTGGTATCTCGATATGATTTTGGACAACGAGGAGGGCGGAACCGAGTTTGTCGGTGGCTGCATCAAGTCGGAATTCAGTGCCAATTGGAAGTTCGGCGTGGAGAACTTCATCGGCGACGCCTATCACGCCGGCTGGACCCATGATTCCGGTACCCGAGCCACCACCGGTGGGGCTCCCTTCCCCGAAATCGATATGGAAACCTCCTACCACGCCAGCATCAACGGTCACGGCTGGGAATTTGGGACGGAGGGTGTGGGCGATATCGGCTTGCTCGGGTCGCCGGAAGTGATGGACTACTACAACAAGATTCGACCGAAGATGGCCGAACGTCTCGGCGAGATGCGCTCGAAGATCTTCGGGTCGGTCGCTTCGTGCTCGCTCTTTCCCAACATTTCTTTTCTGCCTGGCATCTCAACATTTAGGGTTTGGCTTCCCAAGGGGCCGGAGGCGTTCGAACTGCGCACCTGGGTCCTCGTCAATAAGGCGATGCCGGACGAACTGAAGCAGGAGATCACCAAGAGGGTCATGTTGACGTTCGGTCCGGGTGGTCTCTTCGAAATGGACGACGGCGAGAACTGGTCGAACTGCACCACGGTCAACCGTGGAGTCGCGACGAGGCGGCAGCTGCTGCACTACGGTTCGGGGATCAACCGTCGGATCGACAACCATCCGATCCTGCCCGGCACCGTGTACCGGGGCCAGTACAACGACTCAAACCAGCGCCTTTTTTACCAGCGTTGGGTGGATCTGATGGAGACGAAGAGTCTGAAGGATTTGCCGCAACGCCCGGAGCCTCGCATGGCGTCGCGTGAGACGCGCGAACTCACTGGCGTTTCCGCTATCTGA
- a CDS encoding 3-phenylpropionate/cinnamic acid dioxygenase subunit beta, which translates to MTSTAAINDVATRPSLALISELEQTLYREARLLDQERHDEWMAMLAEDLFYYMPGVQTRYRNDTTDTVNDLSRMAYYNDDLDMIFTRVERLKTGTAWSEDPPTRYQHLITNIEVELTDRPNEYRVYSNFFAFRSRNERDEDRPLVGSREDTWRHKDGDYLLVKRIITPKWNTLLSKNLNIFL; encoded by the coding sequence ATGACATCGACCGCGGCGATCAACGACGTGGCGACACGTCCGTCGTTGGCACTCATCAGTGAACTTGAGCAGACGCTCTATCGCGAGGCCCGATTGCTTGATCAAGAACGCCACGACGAGTGGATGGCGATGCTGGCCGAGGATCTGTTCTATTACATGCCGGGAGTCCAGACGCGATATCGTAACGACACCACGGATACGGTCAACGATTTGTCGCGTATGGCCTACTACAACGATGACCTCGACATGATCTTCACTCGCGTGGAACGGCTGAAGACCGGCACCGCATGGTCGGAAGATCCACCCACGCGTTACCAGCACCTCATCACCAACATCGAGGTTGAACTCACCGATCGTCCCAACGAATACAGGGTCTATTCCAACTTTTTCGCGTTCCGTAGCCGCAACGAGAGGGATGAAGACAGGCCGCTGGTGGGCAGTCGGGAAGACACCTGGCGTCACAAGGACGGCGACTATCTCCTCGTGAAGCGGATCATCACACCCAAATGGAACACGCTGCTCAGCAAGAACCTCAACATCTTCCTCTGA
- the bphC gene encoding biphenyl-2,3-diol 1,2-dioxygenase, which translates to MAKVTELGYLGLSVSNLDAWRDYAAGIMGMQVVDDGEDDRIYLRMDRWHHRIVLHADGSDDLAYIGWRVAGPVELDELAEQLKNAGIPFEVASDADAAERRVLGLVKLHDPGGNPTEIFYGPQVDTSSPFHPGRPMFGKFVTEGQGLGHIIIREDDVEEATRFYRLLGLEGAVEYKFALPNGAVGTPVFMHCNDRHHSLAFGVGPMDKRINHLMIEYTHLDDLGYAHDLVRQQKIDVTLQIGKHSNDEALTFYCANPSGWLWEPGWGSRPAPAQQEHYLRDIFGHDNEVEGYGLDIPLKGLDIPA; encoded by the coding sequence ATGGCAAAAGTGACCGAACTCGGCTATCTTGGACTATCCGTATCCAATCTCGACGCCTGGCGAGACTATGCCGCCGGAATCATGGGCATGCAGGTCGTCGACGACGGCGAGGACGACCGCATCTATCTCCGGATGGACAGGTGGCACCACCGAATCGTGCTGCACGCGGACGGCAGCGACGATCTCGCCTACATCGGCTGGCGCGTGGCGGGCCCAGTGGAACTCGACGAACTCGCCGAGCAACTGAAGAACGCCGGTATCCCCTTCGAGGTCGCCTCCGACGCCGACGCGGCCGAGCGACGCGTGCTTGGCCTGGTCAAATTGCATGATCCAGGCGGCAACCCGACGGAGATCTTCTATGGTCCCCAAGTGGACACCTCCTCCCCGTTTCACCCCGGACGGCCGATGTTCGGCAAGTTCGTCACCGAAGGCCAGGGACTCGGCCACATAATCATTCGCGAGGACGACGTGGAAGAGGCGACTCGCTTCTACCGACTGCTCGGACTGGAGGGTGCGGTCGAGTACAAATTCGCGCTACCCAACGGCGCGGTTGGGACCCCGGTCTTCATGCACTGCAACGATCGGCACCACTCCCTTGCCTTCGGGGTCGGTCCGATGGACAAGCGCATCAACCACCTGATGATCGAATACACCCACCTCGATGACCTCGGCTACGCACACGATCTAGTACGGCAGCAAAAGATCGACGTGACCCTGCAAATCGGCAAACACTCCAACGACGAAGCACTCACGTTCTACTGCGCCAACCCATCCGGCTGGCTGTGGGAACCAGGCTGGGGCTCCCGCCCCGCACCAGCCCAGCAGGAACACTACCTACGCGACATCTTCGGTCACGACAACGAGGTTGAAGGCTATGGCCTGGACATCCCCCTCAAAGGCCTCGACATCCCCGCATAA
- a CDS encoding alpha/beta fold hydrolase, with translation MAKTVEIIEKRFPSGTLASHALVAGDPQSPAVVLLHGAGPGAHAASNWRPIIPDLAENFFVVAPDLIGFGQSEYPETYPGHIMSWVGMRVEQILGLMNHFGIEKSHIVGNSMGGAVTLQLVVEAPERFDKVALMGSVGAPMNARPPELARLLAFYADPRLTPYRELIHSFVYDPENFPGMEEIVKSRFEVANDPEVRRIQEVMFESMKAGMESLVIPPATLGRLPHDVLVFHGRQDRIVPLDTSLYLTKHLKHAELVVLDRCGHWAQLERWDAMGPMLMEHFRAA, from the coding sequence ATGGCGAAGACTGTCGAAATCATCGAGAAGCGTTTCCCGTCTGGCACCTTGGCCTCGCATGCGCTCGTTGCGGGGGATCCTCAGTCGCCGGCAGTTGTGCTGTTGCACGGCGCCGGGCCAGGCGCCCACGCGGCGTCCAACTGGCGGCCTATCATTCCCGACCTTGCTGAGAATTTCTTTGTCGTGGCGCCGGATCTGATCGGTTTCGGCCAGTCCGAGTATCCCGAAACGTATCCCGGCCACATCATGTCTTGGGTAGGGATGCGCGTCGAGCAGATCCTGGGCTTGATGAACCATTTTGGGATCGAGAAGTCGCACATAGTCGGTAACTCGATGGGTGGCGCAGTCACTTTGCAGCTCGTGGTCGAGGCGCCCGAACGCTTTGACAAGGTGGCACTGATGGGCTCAGTCGGCGCTCCCATGAACGCCCGGCCGCCGGAACTGGCCCGTCTTCTGGCGTTCTATGCAGATCCGCGCCTGACCCCCTACCGCGAGCTCATCCACAGCTTCGTCTACGATCCCGAGAACTTTCCCGGCATGGAGGAGATCGTCAAGAGTCGTTTCGAGGTCGCGAATGATCCGGAGGTCCGACGTATCCAAGAGGTCATGTTCGAATCGATGAAAGCCGGCATGGAAAGCCTGGTGATACCACCCGCCACCCTCGGTCGACTGCCACATGATGTCCTGGTTTTTCACGGGCGTCAGGATCGTATCGTCCCCCTCGACACGAGCCTGTACCTCACCAAGCATCTGAAGCACGCGGAGTTGGTCGTACTTGACCGTTGCGGGCATTGGGCGCAGCTCGAACGCTGGGACGCGATGGGCCCAATGTTGATGGAACATTTCCGCGCGGCATAG
- the hpaH gene encoding 2-oxo-hept-4-ene-1,7-dioate hydratase produces the protein MLDEQTINELAAELYRAEAERVQIEQFSQRFPGMTIDDGYQVSRAWEALKRKDGRTVLGHKIGLTSRAMQQAAGIREPDYGTLLDDMFFAEGDDVPFRRFIAPKVEVELAFVLGRSLKGPGVTIFDVLEATDFVVPAAEIIDARIQRVSEITKSRRKVEDTIADNAASAGVVVSGRPVRPDAFDLRWVGAVLSKNAMVEETGIAAGVLNHPANGIVWLVKRLARWGEGIEAGEIVLGGSFTRPVEAGPGDVFHADYGPLGSFSFRFG, from the coding sequence ATGCTTGACGAACAGACGATCAATGAGCTCGCTGCGGAGCTATACCGGGCGGAAGCCGAGCGGGTTCAGATTGAGCAGTTCTCCCAGCGCTTCCCCGGCATGACAATCGATGACGGCTACCAGGTCAGCAGGGCTTGGGAAGCTTTGAAGCGCAAGGACGGCCGCACCGTGCTCGGTCACAAGATTGGCCTGACATCGCGTGCCATGCAACAGGCGGCCGGGATCCGCGAACCCGACTATGGGACCTTGCTGGACGACATGTTCTTCGCCGAAGGGGACGATGTGCCGTTCAGGAGGTTCATCGCGCCCAAGGTGGAGGTTGAACTTGCCTTCGTGCTCGGTCGCTCGCTGAAAGGGCCTGGTGTCACGATATTCGACGTACTGGAGGCGACCGATTTCGTCGTGCCTGCTGCAGAGATCATTGACGCGCGGATCCAGCGCGTCAGTGAGATTACGAAATCGCGCCGGAAAGTCGAAGACACGATCGCGGACAATGCGGCGAGCGCCGGGGTCGTGGTGAGCGGGCGGCCGGTGCGGCCGGATGCATTCGACCTGCGATGGGTCGGTGCGGTGCTCAGCAAGAATGCAATGGTTGAGGAGACTGGCATCGCGGCTGGCGTCCTCAACCATCCTGCCAATGGCATAGTCTGGCTGGTGAAAAGGCTTGCGCGATGGGGCGAAGGCATCGAGGCCGGAGAGATCGTGCTCGGTGGGTCGTTCACTAGGCCAGTCGAGGCCGGACCGGGCGATGTGTTTCACGCCGACTATGGACCGCTCGGCTCGTTCTCATTTCGTTTCGGTTAG
- the bphF gene encoding 4-hydroxy-2-oxovalerate aldolase: MQSPINSFKKALAEGRTQIGFWLALGDAYSAEVCAGAGFDWLLIDGEHAPQDLRSVLAQLQVIGAYRDCHAAVRVPSADTTVIKQYLDLGAQSLLVPMVDTADEAAAVVRACRYPPGGIRGVGGARASRWGRYPRYLHEADEQVCVVVQAETALALSNLEAIAEVDGIDGVFIGTADLAASLGFPGNPAHPEVQDAILDALQRVRAAGKAPGVLTPVEDLAQKYLAHGAVFVAVGIDTHLLAKQTSALAARFAQVAYS; encoded by the coding sequence ATGCAAAGTCCGATCAACTCCTTCAAGAAGGCGCTTGCTGAGGGCCGCACGCAAATCGGGTTCTGGCTCGCCTTAGGTGACGCCTATAGCGCCGAGGTCTGCGCGGGGGCGGGTTTCGATTGGCTGCTGATAGACGGTGAACACGCGCCTCAAGACTTGCGCTCTGTACTTGCGCAGTTGCAGGTGATCGGCGCCTATCGTGACTGCCACGCGGCGGTGCGGGTCCCGTCCGCGGATACCACGGTGATCAAGCAATACCTTGATCTGGGCGCGCAAAGCCTCCTGGTGCCGATGGTCGACACTGCGGATGAGGCAGCAGCGGTCGTGCGCGCTTGCCGTTATCCCCCGGGGGGCATTCGCGGCGTGGGTGGCGCACGGGCGAGCCGTTGGGGTCGCTATCCCCGATATCTCCATGAGGCCGACGAACAGGTTTGCGTGGTCGTCCAGGCGGAAACCGCGCTAGCACTCAGCAATCTTGAGGCGATCGCCGAGGTCGATGGTATCGACGGGGTCTTCATCGGCACTGCCGATCTCGCCGCCTCACTGGGGTTCCCGGGCAATCCTGCGCATCCGGAGGTGCAGGACGCGATACTGGACGCCCTGCAGCGGGTTCGTGCGGCTGGTAAAGCTCCTGGAGTCCTCACGCCCGTCGAGGATCTGGCTCAGAAATATCTCGCGCATGGCGCTGTTTTCGTCGCGGTCGGCATCGACACCCACCTGCTGGCGAAGCAGACAAGCGCACTTGCCGCGCGCTTCGCCCAGGTGGCGTATTCGTGA
- a CDS encoding nuclear transport factor 2 family protein, which yields MSTKSNEMVVRGAIDAITRGDWDALGEFIAADNVTHFPGLSPLAGDHQGIGALQRRIVELTGSGTEIDVQDVLASDDHAVGIYRLRAHRDGKSIEWQHVNVYQIRDGKIVEVWQHPFEQDLVDDFFSQESGENT from the coding sequence ATGTCGACAAAGTCCAACGAAATGGTGGTCCGAGGCGCTATCGACGCCATCACCCGGGGTGACTGGGACGCTCTCGGCGAGTTCATCGCCGCCGACAATGTTACCCACTTCCCCGGACTCAGCCCGTTGGCAGGAGACCATCAGGGCATCGGCGCCCTGCAACGGCGAATAGTCGAACTTACCGGCAGTGGCACGGAGATCGACGTGCAGGACGTGTTGGCCTCCGATGATCACGCCGTTGGCATTTACCGCCTGCGCGCGCACCGCGACGGAAAGAGCATCGAATGGCAGCACGTGAACGTGTATCAGATCCGGGACGGCAAGATCGTTGAGGTCTGGCAGCACCCGTTCGAGCAGGACCTTGTCGATGACTTCTTCTCGCAGGAGTCTGGAGAGAACACGTGA
- a CDS encoding LLM class F420-dependent oxidoreductase: MKFGVAMVPTDFSIGVMELGRATEEREFESLFLPEHTHIPASRRTPWPAGGELPEEYRRTLDPFVALGAVAATTRSLLLGTGVCLVVERDPITLAKEVASLDRLSGGRVLFGVGAGWNHEEMRNHGTDPTLRWKLLRERVLAMKQIWIQDVAEFHGEFVDFDALWQWPKPIQTPHPPVLIAGNGPRVLERVVEFGDAWLTMPKEEPHVLGRRIGELQDLATRRGRGPVPVTVFGAPPDPDALEIYAESGVSRCLFWLPSAPAAEVLPILDRLAILAGKFPDDV, from the coding sequence GTGAAATTCGGAGTGGCGATGGTTCCCACTGATTTCTCGATCGGCGTGATGGAATTGGGGCGAGCCACGGAAGAACGAGAATTTGAGTCGTTGTTCCTCCCCGAACATACCCACATCCCCGCTTCTCGGCGCACTCCGTGGCCGGCGGGCGGCGAGCTACCGGAAGAGTACCGGCGCACACTCGACCCCTTTGTGGCGTTGGGCGCGGTCGCCGCAACCACTCGATCCTTACTGTTGGGCACCGGCGTCTGCCTTGTTGTGGAACGCGATCCGATCACCCTCGCCAAGGAGGTCGCAAGCCTCGATCGCCTCTCGGGCGGGCGAGTGCTCTTCGGCGTCGGCGCCGGTTGGAACCACGAGGAGATGAGAAACCACGGCACCGACCCGACGCTTCGTTGGAAGCTGTTGCGTGAACGCGTTCTCGCAATGAAACAAATCTGGATACAGGATGTGGCCGAGTTCCACGGGGAGTTTGTGGACTTCGATGCCCTGTGGCAATGGCCCAAGCCGATCCAAACGCCTCACCCGCCCGTTCTCATTGCGGGCAACGGACCGAGGGTACTGGAGAGGGTGGTCGAATTCGGGGACGCATGGCTCACGATGCCCAAAGAGGAACCGCACGTGCTCGGGCGGAGGATCGGCGAGCTGCAAGATTTGGCCACCAGGCGGGGGCGCGGACCGGTACCGGTCACGGTTTTCGGTGCACCTCCCGACCCGGACGCCCTCGAGATCTACGCAGAATCAGGCGTATCCCGCTGCCTCTTTTGGCTGCCCTCAGCGCCGGCGGCTGAGGTCCTGCCTATCCTTGACCGCCTTGCCATCCTGGCAGGCAAGTTTCCTGATGACGTTTGA
- a CDS encoding aromatic ring-hydroxylating oxygenase subunit alpha, which produces MLRSERFSPGEDFGQFVNLRDGWIDRNIFSDPDIYQEELHRIFARSWNFVAHESQLPNAGDFLTTYMGEDAVIVSRHRDNSIRVFANSCPHRGNKVCFADAGNTRRFVCNYHGWSFDNAGELSGMWAEQAYDEGDIDKSQTKMMPVAQVASYKGLVFATFDPDAPSLENWLGDFRWYLDMILDNEEGGTEFVGGCIKSEFSANWKFGVENFIGDAYHAGWTHDSGTRATTGGAPFPEIDMETSYHASINGHGWEFGTEGVGDIGLLGSPEVMDYYNKIRPKMAERLGEMRSKIFGSVASCSLFPNISFLPGISTFRVWLPKGPEAFELRTWVLVNKAMPDELKQEITKRVMLTFGPGGLFEMDDGENWSNCTTVNRGVATRRQLLHYGSGINRRIDNHPILPGTVYRGQYNDSNQRLFYQRWVDLMETKSLKDLPQRPEPRMASRETRELTGVSAI; this is translated from the coding sequence ATGTTGAGGTCTGAGCGTTTCAGTCCTGGGGAAGATTTTGGTCAGTTTGTCAATCTGCGGGATGGGTGGATTGATCGGAATATCTTCAGCGATCCGGATATTTATCAGGAAGAGCTTCACCGGATCTTTGCTCGGTCGTGGAACTTTGTTGCGCATGAGAGCCAGTTGCCGAACGCCGGAGACTTCCTGACGACGTATATGGGTGAAGACGCGGTTATCGTTTCGCGTCACAGGGATAATTCCATTCGGGTGTTCGCGAATTCTTGTCCGCATCGCGGTAACAAGGTTTGTTTCGCGGATGCGGGTAATACCCGTCGATTCGTGTGCAACTATCACGGGTGGTCGTTCGACAATGCGGGTGAGCTCTCGGGAATGTGGGCAGAGCAGGCCTATGACGAGGGTGACATCGACAAGTCGCAGACGAAGATGATGCCGGTTGCGCAGGTGGCCAGCTACAAGGGCTTGGTGTTCGCGACGTTTGACCCGGACGCGCCGAGCCTGGAGAACTGGTTGGGTGACTTCCGCTGGTATCTCGATATGATTTTGGACAACGAGGAGGGCGGAACCGAGTTTGTCGGTGGCTGCATCAAGTCGGAATTCAGTGCCAATTGGAAGTTCGGCGTGGAGAACTTCATCGGCGACGCCTATCACGCCGGCTGGACCCATGATTCCGGTACCCGAGCCACCACCGGTGGGGCTCCCTTCCCCGAAATCGATATGGAAACCTCCTACCACGCCAGCATCAACGGTCACGGCTGGGAATTTGGGACGGAGGGTGTGGGCGATATCGGCTTGCTCGGGTCGCCGGAAGTGATGGACTACTACAACAAGATTCGACCGAAGATGGCCGAACGTCTCGGCGAGATGCGCTCGAAGATCTTCGGGTCGGTCGCTTCGTGCTCGCTCTTTCCCAACATTTCTTTTCTGCCTGGCATCTCAACATTTAGGGTTTGGCTTCCCAAGGGGCCGGAGGCGTTCGAACTGCGCACCTGGGTCCTCGTCAATAAGGCGATGCCGGACGAACTGAAGCAGGAGATCACCAAGAGGGTCATGTTGACCTTCGGTCCGGGTGGTCTCTTCGAAATGGACGACGGCGAGAACTGGTCGAACTGCACCACGGTCAACCGTGGAGTCGCGACGAGGCGGCAGCTGCTGCACTACGGTTCGGGGATCAACCGTCGGATCGACAACCATCCGATCCTGCCCGGCACCGTGTACCGGGGCCAGTACAACGACTCAAACCAGCGCCTTTTTTACCAGCGTTGGGTGGATCTGATGGAGACGAAGAGTCTGAAGGATTTGCCGCAACGCCCGGAGCCTCGCATGGCGTCGCGTGAGACGCGCGAACTCACTGGCGTTTCCGCTATCTGA
- a CDS encoding non-heme iron oxygenase ferredoxin subunit → MVWTSPSNKESTTADLIRLCCVDEVTEGKPVALNPPGLPPLAAYRVGDDYFVTHNVCTHSYSLLTDGFQEGEVIECEVHGGTFDIRSGAATGFPCRTALKTFDVVLIEGWITIVAPGAESQ, encoded by the coding sequence ATGGTCTGGACGTCCCCCTCAAATAAAGAATCTACAACGGCGGACTTGATTCGTTTGTGCTGTGTGGATGAAGTGACAGAGGGAAAACCTGTCGCGCTGAACCCACCGGGATTACCACCGCTAGCGGCATACCGGGTCGGCGACGATTATTTCGTCACTCACAATGTTTGTACGCACAGCTACTCGTTGCTTACCGACGGGTTTCAAGAGGGCGAGGTAATCGAATGTGAAGTGCACGGCGGGACCTTCGACATTCGCAGTGGCGCGGCGACCGGGTTCCCCTGCCGGACAGCGCTGAAAACGTTTGATGTCGTCCTTATTGAGGGGTGGATTACGATTGTGGCGCCCGGCGCCGAGTCTCAATGA
- a CDS encoding alpha/beta fold hydrolase, with the protein MSTEMPPGDNSIVANGISTNYLEAGSGPPVVLIHGSGPGVTAYANWRLTIPALAERFRVLAPDMVGFGGTERPPGVVYDLKTWTDQVVGFLDAHGIERASLVGNSFGGAIALRVATQHPERVERLALMGSAGVSFPLTDGLDAAWGYQPSIENMRRLLDIFAYSRELVTDELAEVRYRASIEPGIQEAFSAMFPEPRQIGVDALVTPEEDLARLPHETLVIHGREDRVVPLSSSIRLMEVIPKAQLHVFGRSGHWTQIEWAEKFNQLLNDFLAN; encoded by the coding sequence ATGAGCACGGAAATGCCCCCAGGGGATAATTCAATCGTCGCGAACGGTATCAGTACGAACTACCTCGAGGCTGGTAGCGGTCCTCCTGTCGTGCTGATCCACGGGTCGGGTCCGGGAGTCACTGCCTATGCGAACTGGCGGCTCACGATCCCGGCACTCGCGGAACGGTTTCGGGTACTTGCCCCCGATATGGTCGGGTTCGGTGGGACCGAACGGCCCCCTGGCGTGGTGTACGACCTCAAGACCTGGACAGACCAGGTGGTGGGTTTCCTTGACGCGCACGGCATCGAGCGGGCGTCCCTGGTTGGCAACAGCTTCGGCGGGGCAATCGCGCTGCGGGTCGCCACGCAGCACCCGGAGCGTGTCGAGCGGCTGGCGCTCATGGGCAGTGCGGGTGTTTCCTTCCCGCTCACCGATGGCCTCGATGCGGCATGGGGTTACCAGCCATCGATTGAAAACATGCGTCGACTGCTCGACATCTTCGCATACTCGCGCGAGCTCGTGACAGACGAGCTGGCCGAAGTGCGGTACCGCGCGAGCATCGAACCGGGCATTCAGGAAGCATTCTCCGCCATGTTTCCCGAACCGCGGCAGATCGGCGTGGATGCACTGGTCACTCCTGAGGAGGACCTGGCACGCCTGCCTCATGAAACGCTTGTCATTCACGGCCGGGAGGACCGCGTCGTACCCCTGTCGAGCTCCATACGGCTCATGGAAGTCATCCCCAAGGCCCAGCTACACGTCTTCGGCCGCTCTGGACACTGGACACAGATCGAATGGGCCGAGAAGTTCAACCAGCTACTCAACGACTTCCTCGCCAACTAG